From the genome of Bosea sp. Tri-49, one region includes:
- a CDS encoding DUF3126 family protein → MDKTELAKLEAYLRRTFANHGISVRARMKKTDSAEVYLADEFIGIIHVDDEDGDRSFNFTMAILDVDLED, encoded by the coding sequence GTGGACAAGACCGAACTCGCCAAGCTCGAAGCGTATCTGCGTCGCACCTTCGCCAACCATGGCATCAGCGTGCGCGCCCGGATGAAGAAGACCGACTCGGCCGAGGTCTATCTCGCCGACGAGTTCATCGGCATCATCCATGTCGATGACGAGGACGGTGACCGCTCGTTCAACTTCACCATGGCGATCCTCGACGTCGATCTCGAGGACTAG
- a CDS encoding rhomboid family intramembrane serine protease codes for MAEHPDDPYGPPAREPVFNLPGAVVWLIAALALIQGARELLSARDDFLLVSWLSFVPARLTLWFAPERLEEVARSLGAIGTPDFVQRLQLVRLLLADGGGQLWTLLSYGLLHGSWLHLISNVVWLAAFGSPVARRLGAGRFLMLMALSTIAGALLHWWSRELDVLPLVGASAGVSGATAAAIRFVFSPGVHFGGLGQDEVVRAIPAEPLGGLWRNSRAMLFVVIWFVTNILFGAGLVPILGEETSIAWEAHIGGFLAGLLLFPLLDRGPVRR; via the coding sequence ATGGCGGAACATCCAGACGATCCTTACGGTCCTCCGGCGCGCGAGCCGGTCTTCAACCTGCCCGGTGCCGTCGTCTGGCTGATCGCCGCACTGGCGCTGATCCAGGGCGCGCGCGAGCTGCTCAGCGCCCGCGACGACTTCCTTCTCGTTTCCTGGCTGTCCTTTGTACCGGCGCGGCTGACGCTCTGGTTCGCGCCTGAGCGCCTCGAAGAGGTCGCCCGGAGCCTGGGGGCCATCGGCACGCCTGATTTCGTCCAGCGCCTGCAATTGGTCCGCCTGCTGCTGGCCGATGGCGGCGGCCAGCTTTGGACCCTGTTGAGCTACGGGCTGCTGCACGGCTCCTGGCTGCACCTGATCTCGAACGTCGTCTGGCTCGCGGCCTTCGGCAGCCCGGTCGCAAGGCGGCTCGGGGCAGGGCGCTTCCTGATGCTGATGGCGCTCTCGACCATCGCCGGCGCCTTGCTGCACTGGTGGTCGCGGGAGCTCGACGTGCTGCCGCTGGTCGGAGCCTCCGCCGGTGTTTCGGGCGCGACGGCGGCTGCGATCCGCTTCGTCTTTTCGCCCGGCGTGCATTTCGGCGGGCTCGGCCAAGACGAGGTGGTGCGCGCGATTCCCGCCGAGCCGCTCGGCGGCCTCTGGCGCAATTCGCGAGCCATGCTCTTCGTGGTGATCTGGTTCGTCACCAACATCCTGTTCGGGGCCGGCCTGGTGCCAATCCTCGGCGAAGAGACCAGCATCGCCTGGGAGGCGCATATCGGCGGCTTCCTTGCCGGGCTGCTGTTGTTCCCGCTGCTGGATCGCGGACCGGTCCGGCGCTGA
- a CDS encoding serine hydrolase domain-containing protein has translation MKPWLPAALDYVASWLEFQRRFHDQPGCAVAIADGGEIVLEAAFGSADLATGEALTPRHGFRIASHSKSFTAAGTLRLAEQGRLRLDDKAGSYVEGLHPEVAAVTLTQLLSNSAGLTRDGVDSGQFFDRKPYLRKDELLADLTRPPVFPASQRFKYSNHGFGLLGLVIEAVTGEPYPDWIAREIVAPAGLKETRPDITLWNGPMAKGHSGKLPLGRRVVIPADNPGNAMISAAGFVATAADIARYIAQLSPKAERSVLSALSRREMTRRLWPDAESGLGRHYGLGTISGGGDGWDWVGHSGGFQGFITRTATVPEQGLTVSVLTNAIDGLAHPWLDGVVEIFKTFAKHGGPTPATERWRKRLWTIWGAGDLVPVEGKVLMANPALFNPFLDAGEIVPDGEDQGRIVKASAFASPGEPVRLVRNAAGEIEEAWLGAAHVIAEETLKAEMLERYGG, from the coding sequence ATGAAGCCTTGGCTGCCTGCCGCGCTCGACTATGTCGCAAGCTGGCTCGAATTCCAGCGCCGTTTCCATGACCAGCCCGGCTGCGCGGTCGCGATCGCCGATGGCGGCGAGATCGTGCTCGAGGCCGCCTTCGGCAGCGCCGACCTCGCAACAGGCGAGGCGCTGACGCCGCGCCACGGCTTCCGCATCGCCTCACATTCGAAGAGCTTCACGGCCGCGGGCACCTTGCGCCTTGCCGAACAGGGACGTCTGCGGCTCGACGACAAGGCCGGCTCCTATGTCGAAGGCCTGCACCCCGAGGTCGCGGCGGTGACGCTGACCCAGCTTCTCTCCAACAGCGCCGGGCTTACCCGCGACGGTGTCGATTCCGGCCAGTTCTTCGACCGCAAGCCCTATCTGCGCAAGGATGAGCTCCTCGCCGATCTCACCCGCCCACCGGTCTTCCCAGCCTCGCAGCGCTTCAAATACTCCAATCACGGCTTCGGCCTGCTCGGCCTCGTCATCGAGGCGGTGACGGGCGAGCCCTACCCCGACTGGATCGCCCGCGAGATCGTCGCGCCCGCCGGTCTGAAGGAGACCAGGCCCGACATCACGCTGTGGAACGGGCCAATGGCAAAGGGCCATAGCGGCAAGCTGCCGCTCGGCCGGCGCGTGGTGATCCCGGCCGACAATCCCGGCAATGCCATGATCTCGGCCGCCGGCTTCGTCGCGACCGCGGCCGACATTGCCCGCTACATCGCCCAGCTCTCGCCGAAGGCCGAACGCAGCGTCCTGTCGGCGCTCAGCCGCCGCGAGATGACGCGCCGGCTCTGGCCCGACGCCGAGAGCGGCCTGGGGCGCCATTACGGGCTCGGCACCATCTCCGGCGGCGGCGACGGCTGGGACTGGGTCGGCCACTCCGGCGGCTTCCAGGGCTTCATCACCCGCACCGCCACCGTGCCGGAACAGGGGCTCACCGTCTCGGTGCTGACCAACGCCATCGACGGCCTCGCCCATCCCTGGCTCGACGGAGTGGTCGAGATCTTCAAGACCTTCGCCAAGCATGGCGGCCCGACGCCGGCGACCGAGCGCTGGCGCAAGCGGCTCTGGACGATCTGGGGCGCGGGCGATCTTGTCCCGGTCGAGGGCAAGGTGCTGATGGCCAACCCGGCGCTGTTCAATCCGTTCCTGGATGCCGGCGAGATCGTGCCGGACGGCGAGGACCAAGGCCGCATCGTCAAGGCCTCGGCCTTCGCCAGCCCCGGCGAGCCAGTGCGCCTCGTTCGCAATGCCGCGGGCGAGATCGAAGAGGCCTGGCTTGGGGCTGCGCATGTCATCGCGGAAGAGACGCTGAAGGCCGAGATGCTGGAGCGTTACGGCGGTTGA
- a CDS encoding iron-sulfur cluster assembly scaffold protein, whose product MLNDVYNKRILELAGNIPLLERLPAPDATATAHSRLCGSTVTIDLIMDEDVVTGFGHDVRACALGQASSSIMARHVVGSTATELREVREQARAILKAGAEPPGGKWADLSVLVPVRDFKARHASTMLTFDAVVDAIGQIEAKRRETVAG is encoded by the coding sequence ATGCTGAACGACGTCTACAACAAGCGAATCCTGGAATTGGCAGGAAACATCCCGCTGCTCGAGCGCCTGCCGGCGCCCGATGCCACGGCGACCGCCCACTCGCGCCTGTGCGGTTCCACCGTCACCATCGACCTCATCATGGACGAGGATGTCGTCACTGGCTTCGGCCACGACGTCCGCGCCTGCGCGCTCGGCCAGGCTTCGTCCTCGATCATGGCGCGCCATGTCGTCGGCTCGACAGCCACCGAGCTGCGCGAAGTCCGTGAGCAGGCCCGCGCGATCCTGAAGGCGGGAGCCGAGCCGCCCGGCGGCAAATGGGCCGATCTCTCAGTGCTCGTGCCGGTCCGTGACTTCAAGGCGCGCCATGCCTCGACCATGCTGACCTTCGACGCGGTCGTCGATGCGATCGGCCAGATTGAGGCGAAGCGCCGCGAGACGGTCGCGGGCTGA
- the folE gene encoding GTP cyclohydrolase I FolE, with product MDNVVKSLSVERARSPSADKFIITQPTQSEAEEAVRTLIRWAGDDPSREGLLDTPQRVAKAYREFYKGYREDAHDMLERVFEEVDGYKDMVLVRDIPFYSHCEHHMVPFVGKVHIGYYPNGGVVGLSKLARVVDVYARRLQTQETMTAQIAKAIERTLKPGGVAVLVEAEHMCMSMRGVQKQGSSTMTTQYTGRFRDPAEQVRFFTMVKSPGL from the coding sequence ATGGACAATGTGGTTAAGTCCTTGTCCGTAGAGCGGGCGCGCAGCCCCTCCGCAGACAAGTTCATCATTACCCAGCCGACGCAGAGTGAGGCCGAGGAGGCCGTGCGCACTCTGATCCGCTGGGCCGGCGACGATCCGTCGCGGGAGGGACTGCTCGATACGCCGCAGCGCGTCGCCAAGGCCTATCGCGAGTTCTACAAGGGCTATCGCGAGGACGCGCACGACATGCTCGAGCGCGTCTTCGAGGAAGTCGACGGCTACAAGGACATGGTCCTCGTCCGCGACATCCCGTTCTATTCGCATTGCGAGCACCACATGGTGCCCTTCGTCGGCAAGGTCCACATCGGCTACTATCCGAACGGCGGCGTGGTCGGCCTGTCGAAGCTCGCACGCGTGGTCGATGTCTACGCGCGCCGGCTGCAGACGCAGGAGACGATGACGGCGCAGATCGCCAAGGCGATCGAACGGACGCTGAAGCCCGGCGGCGTCGCCGTCCTCGTTGAGGCCGAGCACATGTGCATGTCGATGCGCGGTGTGCAGAAGCAAGGCTCGTCGACGATGACGACGCAATACACCGGGCGCTTCCGCGACCCAGCCGAGCAGGTCCGCTTCTTCACCATGGTGAAGTCGCCCGGCTTGTAG
- the glyA gene encoding serine hydroxymethyltransferase, translating into MTVKLARRGWVPAASEDYVLRIAGEVAGQDRAARETRLADLIVENRTIHERDSVNLNPATNVMNPRAEAVLGQGLGTRPSLGYPGDKYEMGLEAIEQIEVMAAELAAQVFGANYAEIRVPSGAIANLYVFMAAAKPGDVVIAPSPAIGGHVTHHGAGAAGLYGVVTHPAPIDATGYTVDVARLREDALRLRPKVISIGGSLNLFPHPIREIRAIADEVGAIVLFDAAHLSGMIAGHGWQQPLEEGAHVMTMSTYKSLGGPPSGLIVTNDPAVAEKLDAIAYPGLTANFDAAKSAALAITMMDWQEFGRDYAAMMAATAKALAEALAERQVPVFARDRGMTTSHQFAIEAAPYGGGQAAAKRLRAVNILSCGIGLPIAEVAGDVNGLRLGTPEIVRFGMKPEHMPELAGYIAEGLSGARPDEAIASDVTAFRRRFGRLHYVR; encoded by the coding sequence ATGACGGTGAAACTGGCGCGGCGCGGCTGGGTGCCGGCGGCGAGCGAGGACTATGTGCTCAGGATCGCCGGCGAGGTCGCCGGCCAGGACCGGGCGGCACGCGAGACCAGGCTCGCCGATCTCATCGTCGAGAACCGCACCATCCACGAGCGCGACAGCGTCAACCTCAACCCGGCGACAAACGTCATGAACCCGCGGGCCGAGGCGGTGCTGGGGCAGGGACTCGGGACCCGGCCGTCACTCGGCTACCCTGGCGACAAATACGAGATGGGCCTCGAGGCGATCGAGCAGATCGAGGTGATGGCGGCCGAGCTGGCGGCGCAGGTTTTCGGGGCAAACTACGCCGAGATCCGCGTGCCCTCCGGCGCGATCGCCAATCTCTACGTCTTCATGGCGGCGGCGAAGCCGGGCGACGTCGTGATCGCGCCGTCGCCCGCGATCGGCGGCCACGTCACCCATCACGGCGCCGGCGCCGCCGGGCTCTATGGCGTCGTTACCCATCCCGCCCCGATCGATGCCACTGGTTACACGGTCGATGTCGCGCGCTTGCGCGAGGATGCGCTGAGGCTCCGGCCGAAGGTCATCAGCATCGGCGGCAGCCTCAACCTGTTTCCGCATCCGATCCGCGAGATCCGTGCCATCGCCGACGAGGTCGGCGCGATCGTGCTGTTCGACGCCGCCCATCTCTCCGGCATGATCGCCGGCCATGGCTGGCAGCAGCCGCTAGAGGAGGGCGCTCACGTCATGACGATGAGCACCTATAAGAGCCTGGGCGGCCCGCCCTCCGGCCTGATCGTCACCAATGACCCCGCGGTCGCAGAGAAGCTCGACGCCATCGCCTATCCCGGCCTCACCGCCAATTTCGACGCAGCCAAGTCGGCGGCGCTCGCGATCACCATGATGGACTGGCAGGAATTCGGCCGCGACTACGCGGCGATGATGGCGGCGACGGCCAAGGCGCTCGCCGAGGCTTTGGCAGAGCGGCAGGTTCCGGTCTTCGCGCGCGATCGCGGCATGACGACCTCGCATCAGTTCGCGATCGAGGCTGCGCCCTATGGTGGCGGGCAGGCCGCGGCGAAGCGGCTGCGCGCGGTCAACATCCTGAGCTGCGGCATCGGCCTGCCGATCGCGGAGGTCGCCGGTGACGTCAATGGCCTGAGGCTCGGCACGCCCGAGATCGTCCGCTTCGGCATGAAGCCGGAGCACATGCCTGAACTCGCCGGTTACATCGCTGAAGGGTTGTCTGGCGCACGTCCGGACGAGGCGATCGCCAGCGACGTCACCGCCTTCCGCCGGCGCTTCGGCAGGCTGCACTATGTGAGGTGA
- a CDS encoding gamma carbonic anhydrase family protein: MPLYSLDGTAPETPPEGQWWLAPDAHVIGRVRLARDVGIWFGAVLRGDNEWIEIGEATNLQEGCVLHTDMGAPLRVGAGCTIGHRAILHGCTIGDNSLVGMGATVLNHVKIGRNCLVGANALVTEGKEFPDNSLIVGSPARAIRTLDETAISGLRATAAGYAERWKLFAKSMKRID, translated from the coding sequence ATGCCACTCTACTCGCTCGACGGAACCGCGCCGGAGACGCCGCCGGAGGGGCAATGGTGGCTCGCGCCCGATGCCCATGTGATCGGGCGCGTCAGGCTCGCCCGGGATGTCGGGATCTGGTTCGGCGCGGTGCTGCGCGGCGACAACGAATGGATCGAGATCGGCGAGGCTACCAACCTCCAGGAAGGCTGCGTGCTCCATACCGATATGGGCGCGCCGCTCAGGGTCGGCGCCGGCTGTACCATCGGCCACCGCGCCATCCTGCATGGCTGCACTATCGGCGATAACAGCCTGGTCGGCATGGGCGCGACCGTGCTCAATCATGTGAAGATCGGCCGCAACTGCTTGGTCGGCGCCAACGCGCTGGTGACCGAGGGCAAGGAGTTCCCGGACAATTCGCTGATTGTCGGCTCGCCGGCGCGAGCGATCCGCACGCTCGACGAGACGGCGATCTCAGGCCTGCGCGCCACGGCTGCCGGCTATGCCGAGCGCTGGAAGCTGTTCGCCAAGAGCATGAAGCGGATCGACTGA
- a CDS encoding phosphatase PAP2 family protein has translation MMRARFLASAPALCGLLLALALATPAAAQQRAYLIWLDAAKIDVAKVMGLPPAQNSPEHRAEFEKVLAISSARTPEREKQAIADQYQTLNAFLNGIDHAYVEGTHRETRLLMREAQIELAILLKSVNRLTSRIRPFQMWNKVRVKPCPGGRPEGTSFPSAHAATAALYATLLSETVPELADKFEERVKSYDESRLVCGFHYPTDLEAGDKIGRVVAKALLADKTFKVRFDETRVETRQAFGLK, from the coding sequence ATGATGCGCGCACGTTTCCTTGCCTCCGCCCCCGCCCTCTGCGGACTGCTGCTCGCCCTGGCCTTGGCCACACCGGCGGCAGCGCAGCAGAGAGCTTATCTGATCTGGCTCGACGCCGCCAAAATCGACGTCGCCAAGGTGATGGGTCTGCCACCGGCCCAGAACTCGCCGGAGCACCGCGCCGAATTCGAGAAAGTCCTCGCCATCTCCTCGGCGCGCACGCCCGAACGCGAGAAGCAGGCGATTGCCGACCAGTACCAGACGCTCAATGCGTTCCTGAACGGCATCGACCACGCCTATGTCGAGGGCACGCATCGCGAGACGCGGCTCCTGATGCGCGAGGCGCAGATCGAACTCGCCATCCTCCTGAAGAGCGTCAATCGCCTGACCAGCCGCATCCGTCCGTTCCAGATGTGGAACAAGGTCAGGGTCAAGCCCTGCCCTGGCGGTCGGCCCGAGGGGACCTCCTTCCCCTCGGCGCACGCCGCGACAGCAGCGCTCTACGCCACCCTGCTGTCCGAAACGGTTCCGGAGCTCGCCGACAAATTCGAGGAGCGGGTCAAGAGCTATGACGAGAGCCGCCTCGTCTGCGGCTTCCATTATCCGACCGACCTGGAGGCCGGCGACAAGATCGGCCGCGTCGTCGCCAAGGCACTGCTCGCCGACAAGACCTTCAAAGTCCGCTTCGACGAGACACGGGTCGAAACCCGGCAGGCCTTTGGGCTGAAATAG
- the yidD gene encoding membrane protein insertion efficiency factor YidD: MLIGRQCRHWPSCSEYTDEAIQRHGLWAGGWVGFSRICRCTPLGTSGIDLVCEELPPEGTWYKPWAYGRWRGVNGPAS; the protein is encoded by the coding sequence ATGCTGATCGGCCGGCAGTGCCGACACTGGCCGTCCTGCTCGGAATACACCGACGAGGCCATCCAGCGTCACGGCCTCTGGGCCGGGGGCTGGGTTGGCTTTTCCCGCATCTGCCGCTGCACCCCGCTCGGCACCTCCGGCATCGACCTGGTCTGCGAGGAGCTGCCGCCCGAAGGTACTTGGTACAAGCCGTGGGCCTATGGGCGCTGGCGCGGCGTCAACGGTCCGGCATCTTGA
- a CDS encoding PilZ domain-containing protein codes for MKVVLLGRYMLPNRMEYPCQTTDISPGGLHMVAPAKPAIGDRVIVYLEHLGRIEGTAVRTTPAGFAMTITATSRKREKFTAQLTWLANREELGLPEDRRHERIVPRNPRCVLVLEDGTEHAVRLIDFSLSGAAFASDHQFEMGTAVRLGSTAAMIVRRFDGGYAAQFRMPLSADLLDENLEL; via the coding sequence ATGAAGGTCGTCCTGCTGGGGCGCTACATGCTGCCCAATCGCATGGAATATCCCTGCCAGACCACCGACATCTCGCCAGGCGGCCTGCATATGGTTGCGCCGGCAAAGCCCGCGATCGGCGACCGCGTCATCGTCTACCTCGAACATCTCGGCCGCATCGAAGGCACGGCGGTTCGCACCACGCCCGCCGGCTTCGCCATGACCATCACAGCGACCAGCCGCAAGCGCGAGAAATTCACGGCACAGCTGACCTGGCTCGCCAATCGCGAGGAGCTCGGCCTGCCCGAGGATCGTCGCCATGAACGGATCGTGCCGCGCAATCCGCGTTGCGTCCTGGTCCTCGAGGACGGGACCGAGCATGCCGTGCGGCTGATCGACTTCTCGCTGTCGGGTGCGGCCTTCGCCAGCGACCACCAGTTCGAGATGGGCACGGCGGTCCGGCTCGGCAGCACTGCGGCGATGATCGTTCGCCGATTCGACGGGGGCTATGCGGCCCAGTTCCGCATGCCGCTCTCCGCCGACCTGCTCGACGAGAATCTCGAACTCTGA
- a CDS encoding CBS domain-containing protein, which produces MNVAHILGNKGAEVVSVQPHRTLGEATRTLAEKRIGAVVVTGADGGLLGILSERDIIKALGTDGAAALETPVSRAMTAKVVTCRSDTSVDELMEIMTSGRFRHVPVVDGGRIAGIVSIGDVVKHRVAEIEAESRAMRDYIAMA; this is translated from the coding sequence ATGAACGTCGCTCATATTCTCGGCAACAAGGGAGCTGAGGTGGTTTCGGTGCAGCCGCATCGGACACTCGGCGAGGCGACGCGGACCCTGGCCGAGAAACGGATCGGTGCCGTGGTCGTGACCGGCGCGGATGGCGGCCTGCTCGGCATCCTGTCCGAGCGTGACATCATCAAGGCCCTGGGCACGGACGGCGCCGCAGCGCTGGAGACGCCGGTGTCGCGGGCGATGACCGCCAAGGTCGTCACCTGCCGTTCGGACACCAGCGTCGACGAGCTGATGGAAATCATGACCTCGGGCCGCTTCCGGCATGTGCCGGTGGTAGATGGTGGCCGCATCGCCGGCATCGTTTCGATCGGCGACGTCGTCAAGCATCGCGTCGCCGAGATCGAGGCCGAAAGCCGGGCGATGCGCGACTACATCGCGATGGCCTGA
- a CDS encoding patatin-like phospholipase family protein translates to MNDLVSETAPRFSRPRIGLALGGGAARGWAHIGVLDVLTEAGYAPEVIAGTSIGAVVGGCYAAGKMEPLREFALGLTKRRVVGLMDFHLGGAGLISGGRLKRLLERDLAGLQISELKQTYAAVATELGTGHEIWLTRGSLVDALRASYALPGVFDPVKLGGRWLMDGALVNPVPVTVARALGADVVLCVNLNSDMTGRGTVIQSYGADADPEPAHEQRPATGWFGGMRERMRGIVGKANNDQPGLAGVMVDAFNITQDRISRSRLAGDPPDVMIGPKLGRVGLFDFHRADEAIALGRQAAERALDEIGAIVAANHLPLN, encoded by the coding sequence ATGAACGACCTCGTTTCCGAAACCGCCCCGCGCTTCAGCCGGCCGAGGATCGGCCTGGCACTTGGCGGCGGCGCTGCGCGCGGCTGGGCCCATATCGGCGTCCTCGATGTCCTGACCGAGGCCGGCTACGCGCCTGAGGTGATCGCCGGCACGTCGATCGGCGCGGTTGTCGGCGGTTGCTACGCCGCCGGCAAGATGGAGCCGCTGCGCGAGTTCGCCCTGGGCCTGACCAAGCGCCGCGTCGTCGGCCTGATGGACTTCCATCTCGGCGGCGCCGGACTGATTTCGGGCGGCCGTCTGAAGCGTCTGCTCGAACGCGACCTCGCCGGGCTGCAGATCAGCGAGCTGAAGCAGACCTATGCCGCCGTCGCCACCGAACTCGGCACCGGCCACGAAATCTGGCTGACCCGCGGCTCGCTGGTCGATGCGCTGCGCGCCTCCTATGCGTTGCCTGGCGTGTTCGATCCGGTGAAGCTGGGTGGTCGCTGGTTGATGGATGGTGCGCTGGTCAATCCCGTGCCGGTCACGGTGGCGCGCGCGCTCGGCGCCGACGTCGTGCTCTGCGTCAACCTCAACAGCGACATGACCGGCCGCGGCACGGTGATCCAGTCCTATGGCGCCGATGCCGACCCGGAGCCCGCGCACGAGCAGCGCCCGGCCACCGGCTGGTTTGGCGGCATGCGCGAGCGCATGCGCGGCATCGTCGGCAAGGCCAACAACGACCAGCCGGGGCTCGCCGGCGTGATGGTCGATGCCTTTAACATCACACAGGACCGGATCTCGCGCTCGCGACTCGCCGGCGACCCGCCCGATGTGATGATCGGCCCCAAGCTCGGCCGCGTCGGCCTGTTCGATTTCCATCGCGCCGACGAAGCGATCGCGCTCGGCCGGCAAGCGGCCGAACGCGCGCTGGACGAGATCGGCGCGATCGTCGCCGCCAACCACCTGCCGCTGAACTAG
- a CDS encoding PAS domain-containing protein: MKNPSTRLVFDYWDTLRGERSAPERGEIEPGALRHALADTFVLENEPIGPVFRLAGTRLCALFGRELRGRALVALWPDVEAQGDIRRLVQTVMDETAGAVAGLSAQTQNGATVHLELLLLPLRYRGRTHARILGALSPTLSPEWLGLDTLDSMRMISLRMIWPDARALRKAEPQEDKRPKLMLLPGGRV; the protein is encoded by the coding sequence ATGAAAAACCCGAGCACCCGCCTGGTCTTCGACTACTGGGACACGCTGCGCGGCGAACGGAGCGCACCCGAACGGGGCGAGATCGAGCCGGGCGCGCTGCGTCATGCGCTCGCCGACACGTTCGTTCTCGAGAACGAGCCGATCGGGCCGGTCTTCCGCCTGGCTGGAACGCGGCTCTGCGCCCTGTTCGGACGCGAGCTGCGTGGGCGCGCGCTCGTCGCGCTCTGGCCCGATGTCGAGGCGCAAGGTGACATCCGCCGCCTCGTCCAGACCGTGATGGATGAAACGGCGGGCGCCGTCGCCGGCCTCTCGGCGCAGACGCAGAACGGCGCCACCGTCCATCTCGAACTCCTGCTGCTGCCCTTGCGCTATCGCGGGCGCACCCATGCCCGCATCCTCGGCGCGCTCTCGCCGACCCTATCGCCGGAATGGCTCGGCCTCGACACGCTCGATTCGATGCGGATGATCTCACTCAGGATGATCTGGCCGGATGCGCGCGCCCTGCGTAAGGCCGAGCCACAGGAAGACAAACGGCCGAAACTGATGCTTCTGCCGGGTGGGCGTGTTTGA
- a CDS encoding DUF6949 family protein — MTLEPSAVEALKSLVLGFAFAGLLASAFELFTQKRAGFELLQGGGVGAVASVPVVVFSAPFLILRNTVRGRRIEGRPFFFVMAASMIASLWSLISGRVVLDLLMMFGAA, encoded by the coding sequence GTGACGCTCGAACCCTCTGCCGTCGAAGCCCTGAAATCTCTGGTCCTCGGCTTCGCCTTCGCCGGTCTGCTGGCGAGCGCCTTCGAACTGTTCACGCAGAAGCGTGCCGGCTTCGAACTCTTGCAGGGCGGCGGTGTCGGCGCGGTGGCGAGCGTGCCAGTCGTGGTGTTCAGCGCGCCCTTCCTGATCCTGCGCAACACCGTGCGCGGCCGGCGGATCGAAGGGCGGCCCTTCTTCTTCGTCATGGCCGCGAGCATGATCGCCTCGCTCTGGAGCCTGATCAGCGGCCGGGTCGTGCTCGATCTCCTGATGATGTTCGGCGCGGCTTGA
- a CDS encoding transglutaminase-like cysteine peptidase, which produces MAAATIIACVGVTGAEAQQSAGLPIASAPIVAGGEARAPYAWTDFCKRMPSECAVDTREAESVELTPKLWKLIVANNVKANREIEAITDQDHWGVVDRWDIPTDGKGDCEDYVLLKRQRLAEAGVPRRAMRVTVVIDEENAGHAVLMIRTDRGDFILDNKRNAILPWSQTGYTYVKRESQARTGWASLGGLSTATVASLR; this is translated from the coding sequence TTGGCCGCTGCTACCATCATCGCTTGCGTCGGCGTGACCGGCGCCGAGGCGCAGCAGAGCGCCGGCCTGCCGATCGCCAGCGCACCGATCGTCGCCGGCGGCGAGGCCCGCGCGCCCTACGCCTGGACGGATTTCTGCAAGCGCATGCCGAGCGAATGCGCCGTAGACACCCGCGAAGCCGAGTCGGTCGAGCTGACGCCGAAGCTGTGGAAGCTGATCGTCGCAAACAACGTCAAGGCCAATCGCGAGATCGAGGCGATCACCGACCAGGACCATTGGGGCGTGGTCGATCGCTGGGACATCCCGACCGACGGCAAGGGCGACTGTGAGGACTATGTCCTGCTGAAGCGCCAGCGTCTCGCCGAGGCCGGCGTGCCGCGCCGGGCCATGCGCGTCACCGTCGTGATCGACGAAGAGAATGCCGGTCATGCCGTGCTGATGATCCGCACCGACCGCGGCGACTTCATCCTCGACAACAAGCGCAACGCGATCCTGCCCTGGAGCCAGACCGGCTACACCTATGTGAAGCGCGAATCCCAGGCCCGCACCGGCTGGGCTTCGCTCGGTGGCCTCTCGACCGCGACGGTGGCCTCGCTGCGCTGA
- the hisI gene encoding phosphoribosyl-AMP cyclohydrolase, whose product MTAFPTLSSKAETEEGAVLAPKFDRDGLVTCVTTDAATGEVLMVAHMNAESLQLSIETGQAWYWSRSRQALWRKGETSSQLQSITEMRVDCDQDAIWIKVNVSGDGGCCHTGRHSCFYRIKPVGVAADGPLTF is encoded by the coding sequence ATGACCGCGTTTCCCACCCTCTCCAGCAAGGCCGAGACCGAGGAAGGTGCGGTACTCGCGCCGAAATTCGATCGTGACGGCCTCGTCACCTGCGTCACCACCGATGCCGCGACCGGCGAGGTGCTGATGGTGGCGCATATGAATGCCGAATCGCTACAGCTGAGCATCGAGACCGGGCAGGCCTGGTACTGGTCGCGTTCGCGCCAGGCGCTCTGGCGCAAGGGCGAGACCTCCAGCCAGCTCCAGAGCATCACCGAGATGCGGGTCGACTGCGATCAGGACGCGATCTGGATCAAGGTCAATGTCAGCGGCGACGGCGGCTGCTGCCATACCGGCCGTCACAGCTGCTTCTATCGGATTAAGCCTGTCGGAGTGGCGGCCGACGGGCCCCTGACCTTCTGA